A window from Nothobranchius furzeri strain GRZ-AD chromosome 17, NfurGRZ-RIMD1, whole genome shotgun sequence encodes these proteins:
- the LOC107393708 gene encoding L-serine dehydratase/L-threonine deaminase-like, producing MPTEAGEGHTSLVKELKRDQKEKAGVVVLSVGGKGLLNAMVDGLRRAGWADAPVVAMETEGAHSLKAAMNAGWLVTLPAITSTDNTTGGGAHGFLRGGLRSGG from the exons ATGCCTACAGAGGCTGG GGAGGGTCACACATCTCTGGTGAAGGAGCTGAAGCGAGACCAGAAAGAGAAGGCTGGAGTGGTCGTGCTGTCTGTGGGAGGCAAAGGCTTGCTGAACGCAATGGTGGACGGACTCCGCCGCGCCGGCTGGGCTGACGCACCAGTTGTCGCCATGGAAACCGAGGGAGCACACAGCCTCAAAGCAGCCATGAATGCTGGGTGGCTTGTAACTTTACCTGCAATTACAAG CACAGACAATACAACTGGTGGAGGAGCACACGGTTTTCTCAGAGGAGGCCTCCGATCAGGAGGCTGA